Proteins encoded together in one Ictidomys tridecemlineatus isolate mIctTri1 chromosome 3, mIctTri1.hap1, whole genome shotgun sequence window:
- the Map6d1 gene encoding MAP6 domain-containing protein 1, with the protein MAWPCISRLCCLARRWNQLDRSDVAVPLTLHGYSDLESEDPGLGGTASRRIPTPAGGRDSGRDVPLTQYQRDFGVWTAPAGTRDAAQGRGPGAGGRRSKSSAPGARGVYVLPIGDTDTGAAATTSYRQEFQAWTGVKPSRPPKAKPARVITTHTSGWDGGTGASFQVPEVRKKFTPNPSAIFQASAPRILNV; encoded by the exons ATGGCGTGGCCCTGCATCAGCCGCCTGTGCTGCTTGGCGCGGCGCTGGAACCAGCTGGACCGCTCCGACGTGGCGGTGCCGCTGACCCTGCACGGCTACTCGGACCTCGAGAGCGAGGACCCGGGCCTGGGAGGCACAGCCTCGCGGAGGATCCCGACCCCCGCCGGCGGCCGGGACTCTGGCCGGGACGTGCCACTCACTCAGTACCAGCGCGACTTTGGTGTGTGGACCGCGCCTGCGGGAACCCGAGATGCGGCGCAGGGACGCGGTCCGGGGGCGGGCGGCCGCAGGAGCAAGTCCTCGGCGCCCGGCGCCAGGGGGGTCTACGTGCTGCCCATTGGCGATACGGACACGGGTGCAGCAGCGACCACGTCGTACAG ACAAGAATTTCAGGCTTGGACTGGAGTGAAACCCTCAAGACCCCCAAAAGCAAAACCAGCCAGAGTTATCACAACCCACACCTCCGGATGGGACGGCGGCACTGGGGCCAGCTTCCAG GTCCCTGAAGTGAGGAAGAAGTTCACTCCTAACCCCTCAGCCATCTTTCAGGCGTCAGCTCCCCGAATTCTCAACGTGTGA
- the Parl gene encoding presenilin-associated rhomboid-like protein, mitochondrial isoform X3 encodes MMRYFTSNPASKVLCSPMLLSTFSHFSLFHMAANMYVLWSFSSSIVNILGQEQFMAVYLSAGVISNFVSYMCKVATGRYGPSLGASGAIMSVLAAVCTKIPEGRLAIIFLPMFTFTAGNALKAIIAMDTAGMILGWKFFDHAAHLGGALFGIWYITYGHELIWKNREPLVKMWHEMRTDGPKKGGGSK; translated from the exons ATGATGAGATACTTCACATCCAATCCGGCCTCAA aGGTCCTTTGTTCTCCAATGTTGTTGTCAACATTCAGTCATTTCTCCTTATTTCACATGGCAGCAAATATGTATGTTTTGTGGAGCTTTTCTTCCAGCATAGTGAATATTCTGGGTCAAGAGCAGTTCATGGCAGTGTACCTATCTGCAG GTGTTATTTCCAACTTTGTCAGTTATATGTGTAAAGTTGCCACAGGAAGATATGGACCTTCACTTGGTGCA TCAGGTGCGATCATGAGTGTGTTGGCAGCTGTCTGCACTAAGATCCCAGAAGGGAGGCTCGCCATCATCTTCCTCCCAATGTTCACATTCACAGCAGGGAAT GCCCTAAAAGCCATTATTGCCATGGATACAGCTGGAATGATCCTGGGATGGAAATTTTTTGATCATGCAGCACATCTTGGGGGAGCTCTCTTTGGCAT atGGTATATTACTTATGGTCATGAACTCATTTGGAAGAACAGGGAGCCTCTAGTGAAAATGTGGCATGAAATGAGGACTGATGGTCCCAAAAAAGGAGGTGGCTCTAAATAA